The genome window CCGGCCACCGCGCCTGTTGCCTCGCCCAAGAAGGAGCCCGAGCCGGCTCCTGTCGCCCGTGCCCCTGCTCCTTCGGTTGCTGACCAAAAGacctccatctcggccatgGCCAACAAGTTccaggacgatgaggagtCTGGCAATGATTCCGAGGCCTCGAGCTTCGAGGAGATCTCGCGTCCCGCTCAGCGCCagagcatcatcatcaagtcaCCGAACAAGCCGTTCCCGATCGCGActactccccctcccggcACCAAGCACTCTCCTAGTCAGGTGTCCCCTGTCAGATCCCCCGGCAATGTAACACCTTCTGTGAAGCATACCCCTACTCCCTCGGCAGCTACCGCCgctgctgcggctgcggcggCCACGCCCTCTGGGACTCCTATCGAAGTGTCTCTGGAGCAGATCAAGCACCTCTTGGTCCAGCAGgccgtcatcatcagctcCCAGAGCGAGAAGATCACCTCCCAGACCAACGTCATCAACCGCCTTGCCAGCGACGTCGAGACCCTGAAGAAGCGGGTCGAGGCCGGGTCGCAAGAGCAGAGCGAGCGGATCCGGCTTCTGGAGCTGGAGTTGGAAGAGGCCCGATCTTGAAGGGTGAACTTTTTGACCGACCTCGAGTTGAAAAGATTGGCGTTGGatctttttttggttttgctTCTGGGAAGCGGATTTCACACACACAGAACAATGCATGTGAGATGTGTGTCATTACGAGCTATATGGGTTGtttgagttttttttttttctctttattaaaGACTAatttgggggagaggaaggactGGAGGgattttttctttcctgtgTTTTTCTGTTGGTGAAGACATGGTCGGatggaaaaaaagagaaaagtcCTGGTCTATCTCTGGCTTTTTTGGTTGATTTGGGTTGTTTTGCAAAGTCTTTTTAGCGAAGAataggggagggaggtgtttgTTTGGAAGAAGACTactggggggaggaggggaggggaagcaaGCAGGCAAAGCGaacaagcaaaaaaaaaaaaaaaaaatcaaataCCCATGATTTTTTTCATTATTTTCTTGTTATGCGTATATGTACATTTAATGTCCCCGTCTCTGAGACATGACAAGATCAATAAAGGGTTGTTTTCTATAACTTTTGTACTCTATTCTGAGTTATGTCTAAAAGTGTTGAAGTGTGAATTACATGTTGAATCTTTGTCATGTCCTCTCCTTTGTTTAACATATGAAGGTGTCGTCTATCGGCAGCAAGAGCAGGTATTGTAAAAGTTGatgtcatcgtcgtcatcgaaCTCGATCTCATCCAAGATCTCTTGTGTAGTCTTTTGCTttgcttgttgttgctgctgttccgCTTCCCTTTTTCGCCCCATGACAAAAGCGTCGATATCCAACTgcttcagctcctcctcctcctccccttttgTCTCCTCCAGCAACCCCCTCAGTTCCTCCACCGTCGTGTTGTCCACCTTCCCCTCTGTtaccaacccctccagcacTTTCAAATTCTGCTCtgccccctccctttccatCGACGTCAGCTTTCTCCTTTGCGtttccaacccctccctcgctTTCGGTTCCGTCTtccactcccctccctcactcCCATTCTGataccccaccccccctcccctccgaacgacaaccacctcgTGCACATGTCCCGGGTGCTCGTCAACCCACCCCGCGCCAGTAACGCACCCGCCAAAACTCTCATCATGAACACCCCTCGGCGTCAACCTCAGCGGCAACCCCCTGCTCATGCTCTCCGGTAACCCCCGATAAAACCtaaccaacacccccaacctcgagAGGACCTTTGGCACGGCGAGGATGACTACCTTGACTGTGTACCCAGCCCCACTGAAAATTTTGACTATATCCTCAAAATCCCCCGGATGTCGACACGCGCTCTCAACCAAGACCGGGATCTGcgcttcggcggcggcggagcaaGCCATTGATAACCAGACTCTGGCAgagggggaggcgagggcggaGGCGAGGGCGGGATGGAGGGTTAGGCAGGGTGTGTagaaggggtggtgggttttgtAGGTGTCTGCTATCAGGTGGCAGGGGGGAcgattgggggagggggatagggaggaggataggaggggggcgaggcGGGTTTTGCCTGAGCCGGTTTGGCCGAGGAGGATTATcgctgttggttttggggaagagggtaaaggggtgggggggatgaaGGGGGTTATTTCtaaggggaggatggaggtggtgaagatcTGGGATTGTTGTTCGGGGGTGAGGTGCCagtggggggggagggagggttgttgagggttgttgttgttgttgttgttgttgttgttgttgttgttgttgttgttgttattattgttgttgttgttgttgttgttggaggaggaggagggcattTTGAGGGTGGTAGGTGGCGGTTGATGAGGTGAAATGGAGATAGATGCCCGGGGGGGAAGGATGAGGTGAATTTGGAGATGCTGAGCTGCGGATCACTCAGAGGCTCATGTGCTGTTGTTTGGCGGGTGGGTGAACCGTCAAAGACTttcaagaagaaaaaaaactcacGATATCAAAGAAGGAAAGTTTGGTTTATATATGTATACCACCTACACGGATACAACCCAGCTTTACGTAAGGCACCGCCGAACCGTGGGGCGAATCACAAAATGTCTTGGCTGGAGGtgcgagagagagacaatGTGGGAGTCAGGGAGGGGCAGAACCTGAGTTCGGTGCCCACTTTGAACGATCACGACATCTCGGTCTCTGGTGTAACAACCCGGAAGGATTTCTCTTCTACTACTATTCCAAAGCCAGACACCTCAACTTACAGAATCATCTCAGTATCAAAACAAGACTCAAAGTTCATTGGCATGCCTTGGAAGTTAGAGAGTAATGAGTGTCAACTTAAAGCGAAGATAGCATCGAGATGAAGGCTAGGCTTCAAATGATAACCCAACAACGGCAAATGCACTTGGACAACTATTTTCGTAACGATTTTTTAATTTTCATTTTGTCGACTCGTCTACTAACTCCACCTCTTTCCCGCTCATTAGCTATTATGTCATCTCCCAAGAGACATATTCTATATGCCCCTCCCATAGGATCGTCCAAACCTTCCTCCATGGGCCACATATCTATCTATCTTGCAATCTTTCACAAAGCGCACATGAATAATCACGCAAAGAAAACATCGAGAAGAAAGTCTAAAGCAATATTTCGATTGATgcccccaacaccacacaacctAGCAAATCAACAAGATGGGGTAGGAGAGTAAGAAGatgacagcaacagcactCAACGAGCAACAAATACACCTGTGTGCATAAATCTGAAAATATAAAATCTGTCGGTGAGGTAACAAACCCCAAATAACAACCAGAGCGAAATCAAGAGAACAGCACAAGGAAATAGCAGCAGACATAAGAGACGAATCCAAgtagcaaaaaaaaaagagacgagTTTAACCCTCGGCAACAGCAACTACCAGATATAGAAACAAGAAGAGagtaaaaaactatttcccCTCCCACTCTCTATCTTCCTTTGCCGGCCAGCGAAACATCCATCCACTTTTCCATCATCCCTGCCATATTTAACCCCCATCcttcatcttcgtcgtcaAGTCACCTTCCCAgcccttcccccttccaacAACAGAAAACCGTTGCCAGCCAACCTTGCCCCCAAAGTCTGCCAGCAGTGATGTGTCGTAAGAGTGAAGAACAGTCCTCAAGGGACACGAGAAGCCAAGTCGAGACCTTGGAATGACCCGTAAACAACGAAGAAAGTCAAAGGAGTACGACGATGTTGATGAACAAAACGACTTTTGATAAGGCATCGTACCAATACTCAACATGAAAAAAGAAGGGTGATGTCGAGAAGAAAAAACGCCTGGAAAAGCAAATAAGCTGTTGACAAAAAACCGGgtgcttgccctcctcctatGTCCGTAACTCCGTTGGTAAAAAAGAAGATCTCATTCCCTTCTTCGTGGCGGATTGTTGTCTTCTCCCCGATGACGAGAAGACTCTATTTGAGGTATCACAAACTTTTggtgaaaaaaaagaaaaccgtTTTGAAGGCCCCCGTCGCAAATGCAAATGAACTAACCGCCGAGTCTATGCATACTCTTCATGAATGCGAGACTGATGCAATGAAAAGACCCTTTACTCCTTCTTGTCCGAGGTGACAGTCGAGTCGAGCGACGCCTTGGGGAGAGCGGGCGACGCGTGCGCTGATGGAGGCGAACCGGGGTGATCAGCCTCAGCAAGAAGTCTGCAAATACATGTGGGTCAGTTATGGTCCATATACGGCGAGTTAAAGAAGCGAGTAAAAACTTACGCAAATGCATTGGCGTGGCCAACCGAGTCGCGCTGCGAAACTGGGGGTGTCCCGGTGCGTGAGGAGACACCGGAATCCTCTCCGGTACGCCCAAAAGCACCACCGGGTCCTCCCATGCGTCTACCGCTATTGCTTCTAGAGTTGAACATCGAGGTCGGGCCGAATGAAGCCATGTTCTGGCTGGAGCTGCGGTTGGATGAGCCCTTCAGACGACGGAGATCGTCGCTAGCCACCGTGTTGGGAGCCGCATTAGCGTACGAGAAGTTTCTCGAATCTTGACGACCACCCATGGGGCGACCACCAGGGGCACCGCGCTGGTTGGTGCGGGCATTTTCCGCTGCCTTttgcgcagcagcagcttcggCCTGCGAAATTGTTAGCAACATAGTCTCGAACACTAAAGGGAGATGCACGGCTTACCTCGGCGCGGACTTCCTCGAGGGTCTTGGGGCCCTTGTTCTGCTCCTTGGAGTGCCAGCCACTGCGGCGCAAGTCCACAATGTCCATGAGCATGAACTTGAGACGACTGGGAAGAGTCGGCAGATTCATCATGGAATCGATGCGCTGGAAATAGGCATCCATCATAGGTCGGCCCTTCTCAGTGCTATCCAGAGTGCCACCAATCGTTCTGAGCAGCTTGGTGAGAGATTCAATCTCGGCTTCATCAGGGAGATCCTGGTACTCGAGCAACTTGCGAACACACTCGTGCATGATGCGCTCTGTCAGCATACCCAGCTTGAAGAGCTCACCAATGAACTGGACGAGACCGAGACCGCGACGCTTGGCAGCCGCAGCAATGTAGTATTCGTCTGAGAGCATGGCCGCCTCGgcagtcttcttctcatcgccctccttgacctcaggaggaggaggcaggtTAGACTTCCATCCTCGCTCGAACTCAGTCTGGCAGCGGTTGAGGAGATATTTGCGGAAAAGGGGACCACCGCTGATAACGTTGCCCTGTTTGTCCGTGACAGTCTCATCGCGGATCTCGGGGCTCATCGACTCGAGCATGCGCTTGCAGAACTTGGCATACATGGAGGCCCAGTGGGCTTCGTCTGTCGCCTTCTCGAAGGTGAGCTGAATGACTTGGCGAAGTGTCCGACCGTCCTGCTCGTTCTTGGACTGCGCGGCGATGGTGAGGATTTGATCGGCAATTTTGTCGAATTTCTCAGGAGTCATCTTGTTCAGGGCAGCCTTGACCTTGCGCTGCACCATTTCGGGATCCATGTGGCCATTTTGAGCCACGGCGGTCGGGTCTTGAGGCTTGTTGATGCTGGTCGGTTTCCAACCCGTCGCCGAGACTTGAATGGGCTTGAGCTCCATGCCTGCAGTAAGGGGCATAGTCTTCGCAGCTTGGGCCTCGGCCTTTGCGTTGTTAAAGTTCCCTTCTCTCTTGCTGCCTCCGCGTCTGCTACCGGTGCGGGGAGAGGGCAAGCCTCCAGCAGCTGAAGGGTTCCGGCTCATGCTCGTAGGGAAACCACCACGACCAAAGCCGCCCATAGTGCCCATGGGGGGTCTTCCTCCCAGACTGCCTTGTGACATGGCAAACCGTTGCTCCGAGGTCGTACCAGGAGGAAGTGGTTTGGCGCCAAACTGGCCCATGGCTCCGCCTGAAGGGAAAGCGGACGACGCACCAGCGCGGGAACCTTGACGGCCGGAGCCGCCGCCCGGGGTGCGGGCCGAGGCCGAACGATCCGAGTCGCCAATCAAAGTCTTGACCTGTTGGTGAAACTCCATAGAAGGCTGCTCAGTGAACACCTGCTTGAATTGCAGCAAAAAAGCAGCGTCGTATTTGAAGACCTTGCCCTTCTTTGACACCGCAGCGTTGAGAGCAGGATTGGGTGAGCGGACACCCTCGGGATAAATGTCCAACTTCACGCCTGGGAGGAAGCGGGCGGAACGAAGGGACTGCAGCGCGGCACTTGGCTGAGGGG of Podospora pseudopauciseta strain CBS 411.78 chromosome 7 map unlocalized CBS411.78m_7, whole genome shotgun sequence contains these proteins:
- a CDS encoding uncharacterized protein (COG:S; EggNog:ENOG503PAPH), which codes for MPSSSSNNNNNNNNNNNNNNNNNNNNNNNNNNPQQPSLPPHWHLTPEQQSQIFTTSILPLEITPFIPPTPLPSSPKPTAIILLGQTGSGKTRLAPLLSSSLSPSPNRPPCHLIADTYKTHHPFYTPCLTLHPALASALASPSARVWLSMACSAAAEAQIPVLVESACRHPGDFEDIVKIFSGAGYTVKVVILAVPKVLSRLGVLVRFYRGLPESMSRGLPLRLTPRGVHDESFGGCVTGAGWVDEHPGHVHEVVVVRRGGGVGYQNGSEGGEWKTEPKAREGLETQRRKLTSMEREGAEQNLKVLEGLVTEGKVDNTTVEELRGLLEETKGEEEEELKQLDIDAFVMGRKREAEQQQQQAKQKTTQEILDEIEFDDDDDINFYNTCSCCR